Proteins encoded in a region of the Suricata suricatta isolate VVHF042 chromosome 10, meerkat_22Aug2017_6uvM2_HiC, whole genome shotgun sequence genome:
- the EIF3D gene encoding eukaryotic translation initiation factor 3 subunit D: MAKFMTPVIQDNPSGWGPCAVPEQFRDMPYQPFSKGDRLGKVADWTGATYQDKRYTNKYSSQFGGGSQYAYFHEEDETSFQLVDTARTQKTAYQRNRMRFAQRNLRRDKDRRNMLQFNLQTLPKSAKQKERERIRLQKKFQKQFGVRQKWDQKSQKPRDSSVEVRSDWEVKEEMDFPQLMKMRYLEVSEPQDIECCGALEYYDKAFDRITTRSEKPLRSIKRIFHTVTTTDDPVIRKLAKTQGNVFATDAILATLMSCTRSVYSWDIVVQRVGSKLFFDKRDNSDFDLLTVSETANEPPQDEGNSFNSPRNLAMEATYINHNFSQQCLRMGKERYNFPNPNPFVEDDMDKNEVASVAYRYRRWKLGDDIDLIVRCEHDGVMTGANGEVSFINIKTLNEWDSRHCNGVDWRQKLDSQRGAVIATELKNNSYKLARWTCCALLAGSEYLKLGYVSRYHVKDSSRHVILGTQQFKPNEFASQINLSVENAWGILRCVVDICMKLEEGKYLILKDPNKQVIRVYSLPDGTFSSDEDDEDEEEEEEEEEEEET; encoded by the exons ATGGCGAAGTTCATGACCCCTGTGATCCAGGACAACCCCTCGGGGTGGGGTCCGTGTGCGGTGCCCGAGCAGTTTCGGGATATGCCCTACCAGCCGTTCAGCAAAGGGGATCGACTCGGAAAG GTTGCAGACTGGACGGGGGCCACGTATCAAGATAAGAGGTACACGA ATAAGTACTCCTCTCAGTTCGGTGGTGGGAGTCAGTACGCGTATTTCCACGAGGAGGATGAAACTAGCTTCCAGCTGGTGGACACGGCGCGCACACAGAAAACCGCCTACCAGCGGAACCGGATGCGATTTGCACAG CGGAACCTCCGCAGAGACAAAGATCGACGGAACATGTTGCAGTTCAACCTGCAGACCCTGCCCAAGAGCGCCAAGCAGAAGGAGAG AGAACGCATACGACTGCAGAAGAAATTTCAGAAACAGTTCGGAGTGAGGCAGAAGTGGGACCAGAAGTCACAG AAACCCCGAGACTCTTCCGTGGAAGTCCGTAGTGACTGGGAGGTGAAAGAGGAAATGGACTTTCCTCAGTTAATGAAGATGCGCTACTTGGAAGTATCAGAGCCACAGGACAT CGAGTGTTGCGGGGCCCTGGAATACTACGACAAAGCCTTTGACCGCATCACCACGAGGAGCGAGAAGCCGCTGCGGAGCATCAAGCGCATCTTCCACACCGTCACCACCACGGACGACCCGGTCATCCGAAAG CTGGCCAAAACTCAGGGCAACGTGTTTGCCACCGATGCCATCCTGGCCACGCTGATGAGCTGCACCCGTTCTGTGTACTCCTGGGACATCGTTGTGCAGAGAGTCGGGTCCAAGCTCTTCTTCGACAAGAGGGACAACTCTGACTTCG ACCTCCTGACTGTGAGTGAGACCGCCAACGAGCCCCCACAAGACGAAGGCAACTCCTTCAATTCGCCCCGCAACCTGGCCATGGAAGCGACCTACATCAACCACAACTTCTCCCAGCAGTGCTTGCGAATG GGAAAGGAGAGGTACAACTTCCCCAACCCCAACCCGTTCGTGGAGGACGACATGGACAAGAACGAAGTCGCCTCCGTCGCATACCG TTACCGCAGGTGGAAGCTCGGGGACGACATCGACCTTATTGTCCGCTGCGAGCATGACGGTGTCATGACCGGAGCCAACGGGGAAGTATCCTTCATCAACATCAAGACCCTCAATGAGTGGGATTCCCGG CACTGTAACGGCGTGGACTGGCGTCAGAAGCTGGACTCCCAGCGAGGGGCCGTCATTGCCACCGAGCTGAAGAACAACAGCTACAAGCTGGCCCGCTGGACCTGCTGCGCCCTGCTGGCCGGGTCGGAGTACCTCAAGCTCGG TTACGTGTCCCGGTACCACGTGAAAGACTCCTCGCGCCATGTCATCCTGGGCACCCAGCAGTTCAAGCCCAATGAGTTTGCCAGCCAGATCAACCTGAGCGTGGAGAACGCCTGGGGCATCCTGCGCTGCGTCGTCGACATCTGCATGAAGCTGGAGGAGGGCAAGTACCTCATCCTCAAGGACCCCAACAAGCAGGTCATCCGCGTCTACAGCCTGCCCGACGGCACGTTCAGCTCCGACGAGGACGacgaggacgaggaggaggaggaggaggaggaagaag AGGAAGAAACTTAA